DNA from Synechococcus sp. CBW1108:
CCTGGTGGCCGGGCAGCTGGAAGAGGTCACCGACACCTTCACCACCGCCAGTGGCCGCCCGGTGGCCCTGCGCATTCACGTGGAGCCCGGCGATGGGCCCTACACCGCCCATGCCATGGCTTCCCTGAAGCGCGCCATGGCCTGGGATGGGCAGCGCTATGGCCTCGAATACGACCTCGATGAATTCAACATCGTGGCGGTGCGCCATTTCAACATGGGCGCAATGGAGAACAAGAGTCTCAATATTTTTAACTCCAAGCTCGTACTAGCCGATGCGGAAACCGCCACCGATGGCGAGCTGGAGCGCATCGAAAGTGTGATCGGCCACGAGTATTTTCACAACTGGACTGGTAACCGCATCACCTGCCGCGACTGGTTCCAGCTGTCGCTCAAGGAAGGGTTAACGGTGTTCCGGGACCAGTGCTTCACGGAGGATCTGCACGGTGCCGCCCTCAATCGGATTGAAAACGTAGCCCTGCTACGCAACACCCAGTTCCGCGAGGATGCCGGCCCCACCGCCCATCCGGTGCAACCCGATGCCTACCAGGCGATCGACAACTTCTACACAACTACGATCTACGAGAAGGGATCGGAGCTGATCCGCATGCTCCACACCCTGCTGGGGGAGGAGACCTTCATGCGGGGGATGGCGCTCTATGTAAGCCGCCACGACGGCACGGCCGCCACCTGCGAAGACTTTGTGCAGGCCATGGAAGATGGGGCAGCCCAGGGTTGGGCTGCCGATCCGCTGGCCCCGCGCTTTGATTTTTCCCAGTTCCGCCGCTGGTATCACCAGGCCGGCACGCCCCGGCTGCACATCCAGCGCCACTGGGATGGCGACACCGGCGTGCTGGAGCTACTGGTACAACAGCACACCCCAGCCACCCCCGGCCAGAGCGACAAGCAGCCCCTGGTGATCCCCCTGGCCCTGGGCCTGCTGGACCAGGCCGGGGAGCCCCTGGCGGTGCAGTTGGAGGGGGATCCGGCCGCCGCCACGCCGAAAGGGGCGGGCACCCGCCTGCTGGTGATCGACCAGGCCGAGCAGAGCCTGCGCCTGGTGGGCTTGCCCCGCCAGCACCACCCGCCTGCCCTGTCCCTGCTGCGCCAGTTCTCCGCCCCGGTGCTGCTGGAGATGGGCCGGCCCACCGCCGAGCTGGTGCACCTGCTGGCCGCCGACAGGGACCCCTTCGCCCGCTGGGATGCGGGCCAGGTGCTGTTGCGCCAGGCGGTACTGGCCCGGGCCGGCGGTGGGGGTGATGGGCTGCTGGAGGAGGAACTTATTGACGCCTTCGGCCGGATCCTGGCCGACCCTTCCCTCTCGGAAGCCAGCCGCAGTGTGCTGCTGGCCTTGCCCGGCATGGCCGAACTGGAGGCTGCCTGCAGCGCAGCCGGCCAGGAACCGGATCCGCCGGCCCTGTTTGCCGCCCTGCTGGCGCTGCAGGGGCGATTTGGCACTGCCCTGGCCGAGCCCCTGGCGGCGGCCCTGGAGCGCTGCATGCCCCAGTGGGGCCTGGCCTGGCCCGAGGGCAACGGCGACCGCCTGCTCACCGGCACAGTGTGGAGTTGGCTGGTGGCGGCTGGGGGAGAGAGTGGTGGTGCTGCTGCTCGAGCAGCAGTGGCGGCGGTGGGGGGCCCGTCGATGACCCTGGCCAGGGCCGGGCTGCGGGCCCTGCAATGTCAGCCGATCCCCGAGCGCCAGCAGGCGCTGGATGCCTTCTACCAGCGCTGGCAGCACAGGCCCGTGATCCTCGATGCCTGGTTTGGCCTGGAGGCCTCAGCCCCCTTTGCCGATGGTCTGGAGCGGGTGGCACGGCTGCTGGAGCACCCCCGCTTCGATCCGGCCGCACCCAATTCGGTGCGGGCCGTGCTGGGCGGCCTGGCCGCCAATGCGCCGGTGTTCCACGCCGCCGATGGCTCGGGTTACAGCTTCATGGCGGAGCGCATCGCCGAGCTCGACCAGCGCAACCCGATCACGGCCTCGCGCCTGGCCAAGATATTCAGCCGCTGGCAGAGCTACGGCCCGGCCCGCGCCGCGGCCATGCGCGGGGCCCTCGAGCAGCTGGCTGCCGCATCGCTCTCAACAAACACCGCTGAGGTGGTGGGCCAGTGCCTGGGCGCGAGTTAGGCCCTCAGCGCCGGGGCAGTGGCAAAGGTGGTGGCGGCCGCAGCGGACCGCTGAGGCTCTGGTGCAGCTGGCGGAAGGCGGCCTGGCGGTAGGCCCCCCCTTCCTCGCCGGCATGCAGGCCCCACAAGCCCTCCCAGTAGAAATAGATCACCCCGTGGCCGCGGCTGGTGGCCAGCTGGGCTTTCTGGGCCAGGGTGGCCATGGCCGAGGTGCGGCCGCCGAAGCCCGCCAGGATGCCGATCTCCACCGGCATGCCCCAGCTGCGCGCCTTCACCAGGGCCGGTTGGTTGAGGTCCTTCTCGAACCCCATCAACGAGTAGGCGTAGTTCTGCACCACCAGGTCGTCGATCAGCTCCCCCAGGGCCCAGAGCTCCCAGTCCTGCAGCCAGTGGTTGTAGGCAAAGCGAAAGGGCCCGGGCGAGAGGCTGATCAAGGTGCCCGAACGCTTCAGCTGGCTGCGCAGTTCCCGCAGCAGTCCGGTGAGCTGCTGGCGCCGCCAGCGCATCCAGGCCCGTTCGGTGTGGTCATCGGGCGGTTCGAGGCCCGTTTCGGCGAGGTAGCGGGCACGGCTGAACGGGTCATAGCCCAGCTCCACCGGCCAGGCGAAATGGTCGTCGAGTTGGATGCCGTCAACGTTGCAACGCTGCACGATCTCGCCGATCAGGCCGAGAAAACGTTGCCGCACCCCCGGGTGGGCG
Protein-coding regions in this window:
- the pepN gene encoding aminopeptidase N, yielding MPLVRLADYRPAPFLLERTDLVVQLHADHSEVAAQLAFRPNPAAEPGPLLLQGVDLELLELAIDGRKLEPGAYQLGAGELLIAEPPTGSFLLESRVRLHPHSNTTLEGLYVSGGLFTTQCEAEGFRRITFHPDRPDLLSRFRVRIEADRASCPVLLSNGNCVETGELPADPVSGAARHFASWDDPFPKPSYLFALVAGQLEEVTDTFTTASGRPVALRIHVEPGDGPYTAHAMASLKRAMAWDGQRYGLEYDLDEFNIVAVRHFNMGAMENKSLNIFNSKLVLADAETATDGELERIESVIGHEYFHNWTGNRITCRDWFQLSLKEGLTVFRDQCFTEDLHGAALNRIENVALLRNTQFREDAGPTAHPVQPDAYQAIDNFYTTTIYEKGSELIRMLHTLLGEETFMRGMALYVSRHDGTAATCEDFVQAMEDGAAQGWAADPLAPRFDFSQFRRWYHQAGTPRLHIQRHWDGDTGVLELLVQQHTPATPGQSDKQPLVIPLALGLLDQAGEPLAVQLEGDPAAATPKGAGTRLLVIDQAEQSLRLVGLPRQHHPPALSLLRQFSAPVLLEMGRPTAELVHLLAADRDPFARWDAGQVLLRQAVLARAGGGGDGLLEEELIDAFGRILADPSLSEASRSVLLALPGMAELEAACSAAGQEPDPPALFAALLALQGRFGTALAEPLAAALERCMPQWGLAWPEGNGDRLLTGTVWSWLVAAGGESGGAAARAAVAAVGGPSMTLARAGLRALQCQPIPERQQALDAFYQRWQHRPVILDAWFGLEASAPFADGLERVARLLEHPRFDPAAPNSVRAVLGGLAANAPVFHAADGSGYSFMAERIAELDQRNPITASRLAKIFSRWQSYGPARAAAMRGALEQLAAASLSTNTAEVVGQCLGAS
- a CDS encoding glycoside hydrolase family 10 protein gives rise to the protein MKPAPLRRFARLKAFLPAAVSLVLTLPWALAPLPLLAQSQPAPSRRIGVWLTNSPSPLYYDPARIDRAVRELADAGFNTLYPNVWSRGATFHSSRHAPMEPALAKANPNLDPICRFTQAAHRRGLQVIPWFEYGLMEPADAAVVAQNPDWVLQRRDGSSEMAMHGKPMVWLNPAHPGVRQRFLGLIGEIVQRCNVDGIQLDDHFAWPVELGYDPFSRARYLAETGLEPPDDHTERAWMRWRRQQLTGLLRELRSQLKRSGTLISLSPGPFRFAYNHWLQDWELWALGELIDDLVVQNYAYSLMGFEKDLNQPALVKARSWGMPVEIGILAGFGGRTSAMATLAQKAQLATSRGHGVIYFYWEGLWGLHAGEEGGAYRQAAFRQLHQSLSGPLRPPPPLPLPRR